A genome region from Flavobacterium sp. CFS9 includes the following:
- a CDS encoding carboxypeptidase-like regulatory domain-containing protein, translating into MKHIISACFFLFSWGVFSQNVTITVDKSVTLKEFFKQIESQSDFKFAHTDQINTSQKYFTETKTYKNISIKELVNELNKSAAVQFSIVGNNIFVKQKATKAPKKKNKLSGQVFDENKQPVIGANIFIKELSTGATTDAEGKFSITLDKGNYTVSISYLGLKNTEKQIVISDDSKINFYMDSDSHELEQVVVTTNKAADVKNTQMSVNKLSMAEIKRIPVAMGEADPLKSILTLPGVTNAGELSSGFNVRGGAADQNLILVDGGPVYADSHMFGFFSIFNPDIVSGLDLYKGGIPSKYGGRVSSVLDITQQTGDFENYKVNGGIGLISSRLLVQGPIQKEKGSFIVAGRASYAHLFMKLADSKNSVMFYDLNAKFNYRLGANNTLSFSGYFGNDLFDLNNLFNSTYGNTMGILSWKHKFSENLNTNLSVYFSDYKFNLDLDREGFKWNNNIQTYGLKYGWSQTVSEKLKLNYGIDGQYYDFNPGTVKPTNSTSQFNYKQLDKKYAFESSVYLDFEHQITEKLNLRYGFRYSMFYRLGGEEINTYEGGKAVVYNPLYKIYEEGTPTGSITYKRGETISKFDNFEPRAAVSYAFNETTSVKASYNRMAQYIHMLSNTQFPLPTTIWTPSGPFTKPQLLDQYAVGYFQNFKDNEYSFEGELFYKKIKNRIDYIDGADILANNNIEQVILNGKARSYGMELMLRKNTGPFTGWVSYTLSRAEQKTPGRTPEEPGIANGKWYLSGYDKLHNLSIVGNYEYNKKWSFNANFSLQSGQPVTYANGYYEFGGINVPNFSLRNENRLPLFHHLDVAATYTPKPDKKKGWQSYWVFSLYNIYNRKNAAAMTFATNEDSGMNETKRLSIFGIVPGVSYNFKF; encoded by the coding sequence ATGAAGCATATAATTTCAGCGTGCTTTTTTTTATTCAGCTGGGGAGTGTTTTCTCAAAACGTTACCATAACTGTTGATAAATCAGTAACACTAAAAGAATTCTTTAAACAAATTGAAAGCCAGAGTGATTTCAAATTTGCCCATACAGATCAAATCAATACCAGTCAAAAGTATTTCACCGAAACAAAGACGTATAAAAACATCAGCATAAAAGAATTGGTTAATGAGCTTAATAAAAGTGCAGCGGTGCAGTTTTCTATCGTTGGCAATAATATTTTTGTAAAGCAAAAGGCAACCAAAGCACCTAAAAAAAAAAATAAACTGAGCGGTCAGGTTTTTGACGAGAATAAGCAGCCGGTTATTGGAGCAAATATTTTCATCAAAGAACTTTCTACCGGTGCTACAACTGACGCAGAAGGGAAATTCTCTATAACACTGGACAAAGGAAATTACACGGTATCGATCAGCTATCTGGGTTTGAAAAACACTGAAAAACAAATTGTAATTTCAGACGATTCAAAAATCAATTTTTATATGGATTCAGACAGTCACGAGCTGGAGCAGGTAGTAGTAACCACCAATAAGGCTGCTGATGTTAAAAATACTCAAATGAGTGTAAACAAACTTTCGATGGCCGAGATCAAACGAATTCCTGTGGCTATGGGAGAAGCAGATCCTTTAAAATCGATATTGACATTACCCGGAGTGACCAACGCCGGAGAACTTTCATCGGGTTTTAATGTCCGCGGTGGTGCAGCCGATCAGAACCTGATTTTGGTAGATGGAGGTCCGGTTTATGCTGATTCTCATATGTTTGGTTTTTTCTCGATTTTCAATCCTGATATTGTAAGTGGATTAGATTTATATAAAGGAGGAATTCCTTCTAAATATGGTGGACGTGTTTCTTCTGTTCTGGATATCACACAACAAACGGGCGATTTTGAAAACTACAAAGTTAACGGAGGTATTGGTTTGATCTCAAGTCGTTTGTTGGTACAAGGACCTATTCAAAAAGAAAAAGGATCTTTTATTGTTGCAGGACGTGCGTCGTATGCCCATTTATTCATGAAACTGGCTGATAGTAAAAATTCTGTTATGTTTTATGATTTGAATGCTAAGTTCAATTATCGTTTAGGAGCCAATAATACACTGTCTTTTTCAGGGTATTTTGGAAACGACCTTTTTGATCTGAATAACCTTTTTAACAGCACTTATGGAAATACAATGGGGATTTTAAGCTGGAAACATAAGTTTTCGGAGAATTTAAATACCAACTTATCCGTTTACTTCAGTGATTATAAGTTTAATCTGGATCTGGATAGAGAAGGTTTTAAATGGAACAATAACATTCAGACTTATGGACTTAAATATGGGTGGAGCCAGACTGTATCAGAAAAATTAAAGTTGAATTACGGAATAGACGGTCAGTATTACGATTTTAATCCCGGAACCGTAAAGCCTACGAACAGTACTTCACAGTTTAATTACAAACAACTGGATAAAAAGTATGCTTTTGAATCTTCTGTTTATCTGGATTTTGAACATCAGATTACCGAAAAACTGAACCTTCGCTACGGGTTTCGTTACAGTATGTTTTACCGTTTAGGAGGGGAAGAAATCAATACCTATGAAGGAGGGAAAGCAGTAGTTTACAATCCGTTGTATAAAATTTATGAAGAAGGAACTCCAACGGGAAGTATAACTTATAAAAGAGGAGAAACCATCAGTAAGTTTGATAATTTCGAACCGCGTGCTGCCGTATCGTATGCTTTTAATGAGACTACTTCAGTAAAAGCGAGTTACAACCGAATGGCGCAGTATATTCACATGTTATCGAATACGCAGTTTCCTTTGCCAACAACGATTTGGACACCAAGCGGCCCTTTTACCAAACCGCAGTTGTTGGATCAGTATGCCGTAGGTTATTTTCAGAATTTTAAAGACAATGAATACTCTTTCGAAGGAGAGTTGTTCTATAAAAAAATCAAAAATCGTATTGATTATATTGATGGAGCCGATATTTTGGCCAATAACAACATAGAGCAGGTGATTTTGAACGGTAAAGCAAGATCATACGGTATGGAATTAATGCTGCGAAAAAATACAGGACCATTTACAGGCTGGGTTTCGTATACTTTATCAAGAGCCGAACAAAAAACACCCGGCAGAACACCCGAAGAGCCAGGAATTGCAAATGGTAAGTGGTATTTATCAGGGTATGATAAACTACACAATTTGAGTATTGTGGGGAACTATGAATACAATAAAAAGTGGTCTTTTAATGCAAATTTCAGTTTGCAGTCAGGTCAGCCGGTAACGTATGCAAATGGGTATTATGAGTTTGGAGGTATTAATGTTCCAAACTTCTCCTTAAGGAATGAAAACAGATTGCCGCTTTTCCATCATTTGGATGTGGCAGCTACTTATACGCCAAAACCGGACAAAAAGAAGGGATGGCAGAGCTATTGGGTATTTAGTCTTTATAATATTTACAACCGAAAAAATGCGGCTGCGATGACTTTTGCAACAAATGAAGATTCGGGAATGAATGAGACTAAAAGACTTTCTATTTTCGGGATAGTACCTGGAGTTTCTTATAATTTTAAATTTTAA
- a CDS encoding DUF4249 domain-containing protein, whose product MQRIDIKTIKKKTLAVLSLVLVLFFSSCDDVVKLDLETGETRIVVDAEIIWKKGTSGNEQIIKVSKTAPYYDNKTPKVSGAKVKVTNSKGDVFTFNETEPGSYVCTNFVPVINMDYVLSVEAEGQTFTAAEKLISVTPIDRIEQKRVPDVAGDDLYEISFYFKDPADQVNFYLTDYKSSILRLPSYTLFDDELFNGNEIYPRFSDPDLKPGISLSIINRGISKNFYNYMRLILEISGGSPFSIPPENIRGNIVNTTNANNFAFGYFRLCEADTATYVVKENDNITYLVK is encoded by the coding sequence ATGCAAAGGATTGATATAAAAACGATAAAAAAGAAAACACTAGCTGTTTTGAGTCTTGTTTTGGTACTGTTTTTCTCTTCTTGTGATGACGTGGTAAAACTTGATTTAGAAACCGGTGAAACAAGAATAGTAGTAGACGCTGAAATTATCTGGAAAAAAGGAACATCCGGTAATGAGCAGATAATCAAGGTGAGTAAAACGGCCCCTTATTACGATAACAAAACGCCAAAAGTTTCGGGAGCAAAAGTAAAAGTGACCAATAGTAAAGGAGATGTTTTTACTTTTAATGAAACTGAACCGGGATCTTATGTATGTACTAATTTTGTGCCCGTGATCAATATGGATTATGTACTTTCTGTTGAGGCAGAAGGGCAGACTTTCACGGCTGCCGAAAAGTTGATCTCAGTGACGCCTATTGACAGAATAGAGCAGAAGCGAGTTCCGGATGTTGCCGGAGATGATTTGTATGAGATATCATTTTATTTTAAAGATCCGGCAGATCAGGTGAACTTTTACCTTACAGATTATAAAAGTAGTATTCTTCGTCTTCCATCCTATACGTTGTTCGATGATGAATTATTTAATGGAAATGAAATATATCCGCGATTTTCAGATCCTGATTTGAAACCCGGAATAAGTCTTTCGATTATAAACCGTGGTATTTCCAAGAATTTTTACAACTATATGAGACTTATCTTAGAAATATCCGGAGGAAGCCCTTTTTCTATTCCTCCCGAAAATATCAGGGGTAATATCGTAAACACTACGAATGCCAATAATTTTGCCTTTGGTTATTTCAGGCTTTGCGAAGCAGATACTGCTACTTATGTGGTAAAAGAGAATGATAATATTACCTATTTGGTAAAGTAA